In Roseimicrobium gellanilyticum, one genomic interval encodes:
- a CDS encoding VWA domain-containing protein — translation MGYGNYSHAAHVALTAGRAHQSRNEVFSQSQCHALMNPKGLKVRECRDSADHPNSIGIAFALDVTGSMGDIPHLLAKQELPNLMKLLTACNVEDPQLMFMAIGDATSDRASLQVGQFESTAELMDQWLTWSYLEGGGGGTGHESYELAFYVAAQHTDMDNMVKRKKKGYLFLTGDELPYPTISRHQVEALLDEKLDEDIPIEEVIAAAAESYHLFFLIPDLQRAKRCEARWRQLLGDHTICMESPSDTCAVAAAIVALTEKRITDLDALAKTLSDNGFTREHVGSTIRAIQPYAALLHLGPSKSYHAPVTNGSSWWKRLFG, via the coding sequence ATGGGTTACGGAAACTACTCACACGCTGCTCACGTCGCACTCACCGCAGGTCGCGCGCATCAATCGCGGAACGAGGTCTTCAGTCAGAGTCAATGCCATGCCTTGATGAACCCCAAAGGGCTCAAGGTTCGCGAATGCCGGGACAGCGCTGACCACCCGAATTCAATCGGAATCGCGTTCGCCCTGGATGTGACTGGTTCCATGGGCGACATCCCCCATCTGCTGGCCAAGCAGGAGCTGCCAAACCTGATGAAGTTGCTCACTGCCTGCAACGTGGAGGATCCCCAGCTCATGTTCATGGCAATCGGAGACGCCACTTCGGATCGCGCTTCGCTGCAAGTGGGCCAGTTCGAAAGCACGGCGGAACTCATGGACCAGTGGCTCACCTGGAGCTACCTCGAAGGCGGTGGTGGCGGTACCGGCCATGAAAGCTATGAACTCGCCTTCTACGTGGCGGCCCAGCACACCGACATGGACAACATGGTGAAGCGCAAGAAAAAGGGCTACCTCTTCCTCACGGGCGATGAACTGCCCTATCCCACCATCTCGCGTCATCAGGTCGAAGCGCTGCTGGACGAAAAGCTCGACGAGGACATCCCCATTGAAGAGGTGATCGCCGCCGCCGCGGAGAGCTACCACCTCTTCTTCCTCATCCCGGATCTGCAGCGCGCGAAACGGTGTGAGGCACGCTGGAGGCAACTCCTCGGCGACCACACCATCTGCATGGAGTCACCCAGCGATACCTGCGCCGTGGCCGCCGCGATTGTGGCGCTGACGGAAAAACGCATCACGGATCTCGACGCGCTGGCCAAGACCCTGTCAGACAACGGCTTCACTCGCGAACATGTGGGTTCGACCATCCGCGCTATCCAGCCCTATGCGGCCCTGCTGCATCTTGGACCTTCGAAGTCCTACCATGCACCCGTGACGAACGGGAGCAGCTGGTGGAAGCGTTTGTTCGGTTAA